One Nocardia huaxiensis genomic window, GACGCTCATCACCAGCAGCGTGTCGAACTCGCGCAGGATCTCGAGGTAGGGCTCGATCGGGGTGTTCGGCTTCACCGACAGGCCCGCCTTGGCGCCCGCGGCGCGAATATCGCGGGCCACGGCGATCGGGTTGTCGGTGGTCTCGGCGTGGAAGGTGACGTTGTAGGCGCCCGCCTCCGCGTACCCCGGAGCCCAGCGCTCCGGATTCTCGATCATGAGGTGGCAGTCCACCGGAATGTCGGTGACCTTCAGAATGCTCTGCACCACCGGCAGACCCAGCGTCAGGTTCGGCACGAAGTGGTTGTCCATCACATCCACGTGCACCCAGTCCGACCCCTCGATGGCCTTCAGTTCACTGGCCAGATTCGCGAAGTCTGCGGACAGGATGGACGGGGCGATCATCGGCGCGGGCCGGGAGAAAGGCGACGAAGAGGTGCACACCCACCGCAGTGTATCGGCCCGGGGGTCGCGGATCGGTAGCGGTCGAACACGCCGATTGAGCTGATTGCGGCACGCCGGAATGGGTAGCCTCTTCAGGGTGATCAATATTTCGGCGGAACAAGGGTTGCGCGCCACACCGGTCGAGATCGGTGTCGCGGCATCCGTCTCCCAGTTGCCCATCGTGCGCGGACTCGCCGAAACACTGGTGCTGCTCAGTGATTTCACCCTCGACGAAGTCGCCGACATCCGGCTCGCCGTCGACGAGGCCGCCTCCACCGTCATCGCCATCGCCGCGCCGGGCACCACCCTGCAATGCCGGTTCATCGTCGGCGACACCGATCTCGTGGTGCGGGTCAGCGGTATCGCCGCCACCGAGGGCATGCCCGACCAACGCAGCTTCGGCTGGCATGTGCTGCGCACACTCACCGACGACATCACCGCCACCCAGGGCGCCTACGATCCGGCGATCTCCGGATACCCCACCGCGGTCGAGTTCCGGCGGGTCCGGGGGAAGGCGTAGTGACGGGCGAGGAAACCGTGTTCGAATCTCCTGAAAACCCTGCCGCACCGGCAGATCCGCAACCCGATCCGCCCGAGGAGCGGGACCTCCCCGAAGCAGAGAACGACACCGGCGAATCCGACACCGACGACAGCGTGGATGCCGAAGAGGCCGAAGAGGTCGCGCGCAGCGTCTCCGGATACGACGATGTGACAGCCCTGTTCGAGGAACTCGCCGGCACCGGACCGCAATCGCCGCGCCGGGCCGTGCTGCGCGCCGAACTCATCAATCGCTGTATTCCGCTGGCGGACCACATCGCTCGCAAATTCAGCGGGCGCGGGGAACCGTTCGACGACCTCACCCAGGTCGCGCGGGTCGGACTGGTGCACGCGGTGGACCGGTTCGACATATCGCGCGGGTCCAACTTCCTGTCCTTCGCGGTGCCGACCATCATGGGCGAGGTGCGGCGGTACTTCCGCGACAACACCTGGGCCATGCGAGTTCCCCGGCGGGTCAAGGAAACTCACCTGCGCATCGGGTCCGCGATCGACGCACTCTCACAGCAGTTGGGGCGCTCCCCCACCGCCAAGGAGATCGCCGCGGAACTCGGCATCGATCCGGACGAGGTGACGCAGGCCGTCATTGCGGGAAATGCGTACCAGCCCAGTTCGATCGACGCCGTGTCGGTCGGGCGCGATACCGAGGCGTCGCTGCTGGACACGCTCGGCGAGGAAGAGTCGCAGTTCGATCGGGTCGAGGAGTACGTGGCGATCCGGCCGCTGCTGGCCGGGCTGCCGGAGCGCGAGCGGCGGATTCTCACCATGCGGTTCTTCGAGTCCATGACGCAGACGCAGATCGCCCAGCAGATGGGGATCTCGCAGATGCATGTGTCCCGGATTCTCTCGAAAACCCTTGCGCGACTGCGGGAGCAGACGGCGCGCGAATAGGCTTGCCCGCCGGGCCGCCTCCCCGTCCAGGCCGGAGGCGGTCCGGCGTGACCCGCCGGGCACAAATGCTTAGCTGCGCATATTTCCATGACGATATGAAGATCGTCGCCGTGTCCCCGAATCCCCGAGTTTCGGGGGCAGGGTAACGCCATCTGAAATCCATACATTTCAGTAAGGTGCGTGCTCATGAGCACTCCCCTGCGTACCGGCCTCGCGGCCATCGCGATCGCCACTGCCCTGACCGCGATGGCCGGTCACGCCACAGCCGAAACCGAAAGCGGCGGTACCGGATCCATCGCGTCGGCGACCGGCAGCGCCGACACCGCGAGTTCCAGCTTGGCGGCCCTGCCGACCACTCTGCTGTGCGCGCTGTTGACGAGCTCCGCCGAATCCCCGTGGCTGTGCGGGAACTGGCCTACGTCCAACTAGGCGGACGCGGGCTTGCGGAGCGCCGCGAGGAACATGGCATCCGTGCCGTGGCGGTGCGGCCACAGCTGCGCGCCCGGCCCATCGCCGAGTTCCGGTACGCCCGGCAGCAATTCGCGGGTGTCGAGCTGCTCGGCCCCGGTCCGCCGCGCTACATCGGCGACGACGGAGACGGTCTCCGGCAGGTGCGGGGAACAGGTCGAGTAGACCACCACTCCCCCGGGTCGCAGCAGATCCCATGCGGCGGTGAGCAATTCCCGCTGCAGGGTGACCAGCTCGCGCACATCGGACGGCTGCCGCCGCCACCGTGCCTCGGGCCGGCGGCGCAGCGCACCCAGGCCCGTGCAGGGCGCGTCCACGAGAATCCGGTCGTAGCCGGGCTCGAGCCCGCTGTCGCGGCCGTCGGCCACATGCACGTCCACCGGCATGCCGCGAGTTGCCTTGCGCACCAGGTCGGCTCGATGCTCGGCGGGTTCCACCGCGTCGACGTGGAAGCCGTCGATATCGGCGAGCGCACCCAGCAGCGCCGTCTTGCCGCCCGGCCCCGCACACAGGTCCAGCCAGCGCCCGCCGTCCGGGCCCGACAGCGGCGCACGCGATACCGCCAGCGCCACCAGCTGACTGCCTTCGTCCTGCACGGCGGCCATGCCCTCGCGCACGGGTTCCAGCTTCGCCGGATCCCCGCCGTCCAGGTACACCGCGTACGGCGACCAGCGGCCCTCCTCGCCTCCGGTCACCAAAGCCAGTTCCTCGGCGGAGATTTCGCCGGGCCGGGCGACAAGATGCACCGCGGGCCGGGCGTCGTCGGCCTCGAGCACGTCTTTCAGCTCACCGGCCCGCGCGCCCAGCGCATCCGCGAACGCCTGTGCGATCCACACCGGATGCGCGTATTCGAAGGCCAAGCGCCCCAGCGGATCCCGAGGCGCGAGCTGCTCCACCCACTCCTCGGTGGTCTTCTCCGCGACCCGTCGCAGCACCGCGTTCACGAACCCGGCCCGCCCCTGCCCGAACTCATTGCGCACCAGCGCCACCGACGTGTCCACCGCCGCGTGCGCCCCGATCCGAGTCCGCAGCAACTGATAGGTCCCCAACCGCAAAGCATCCAGCAGCGTCCCGTCGATCTCCTCGACGGGACGCCCGGCTCCCGCCGCGATCACCGCATCCAGCAACCCCTGCGACCGGCAGGCCCCGTACGTCAGCTCGGTGGCCAGTGCGGCATCCCGCCCACTGATCTTCCGTTCCCGCAACATGGTCGGCAGCACGAGATTCGCGTACGCATCCCGCTCCCGCACCGCCCGCAGCACATCCCGCGCCACCAGCCGCACCGGATCGCCCCCGTGCCCGGCCGAATCACCGCGCTTGGCACCCCCGCCCCGCGCTCCGCCGTTCCCGCCCTTGCGCGGCGACCCCGCCGAACCCGAGCCCTCCGCGCGGCCCCGATTACGCTGCGGCGCACCGTATTCACGGTCATCGCCGGGGCGGCCGGACCGGGCGGCCGCGCGCCCTGCCGGATGATCGGAACCCGCTGTCTCACTCCGGCGTTTGAAGCCGCCGCCGTTCCCGGCCGCGCGCGCGTCGGAGCGGCCCGACCAGCTACCGCCGGTGCGGCCGCCACGGGAATCGCCGCGGCTGCCGCCGCGCTGCTCGTCGTCGCGGCCGCGGTTGCCTGCTGCGCGGCGGTCGCTCGAACCGGTCGCACGCTCATCGGAGCGGCGACCCGCTTGGCCGCCGCTGTTGCGGGTGGACCGGGGATTGTCGCCGTCGGCCGCCGCGTCGCGCCGGAAGCCTTGTCGCGCGGCTTGATTACTGCGGCCGCCGCCACGCTGTTCGTCGTCGCGGCCGCGGTAGCCACCCGTGCGGCTGCCGGGGTTGCGTGCGCTGGTGCGGTCGCCGGTGCGCGGGTTTGCGTCGTCTCGGCGTGCGCGGCCGTTGTCCCGATCGGGGCGGGTCATCCGATCACCGTGCCGGGCTGCAGGCGCGCGCCGCGGGCCCAGTCGAGGGCGGGCATCATGCGCTTGCCTTGCGGCTGGACTTCGGTGAGGCGGACGGCCGTGGTGGCGGTGCCGAGGAAGACGCCGGATTTGCGGATGTCGATGGTGCTCACCGGAAGAGACTCCTCCACGAGTTCCACGGGGCCGAGTTTGAGGCGTTTGCCGTCGATTTCGGTCCAGGCGCCCGGGGCCGGGGTGACCGCGCGAATGCGGCGGGAGATGGCCAGGGCGGGCTGGTCCCAGCGGATGTGGGCGGTGTCGGCGTCGATCTTGGGGGCGTAGGAGATTCCCTCGGTGGACTGCGGAATCGCTTGCAGGGCACCGGCTTCTATGCCGTCCATGGTGGATTCCAGGAGGTGGGCGCCACTTTCGGCGAGACGGTCCAGGAGGATGCCCGCGGTGTCGGTGACACGGACCTTCTCGGTCATGGTGCCGAAGACCGGGCCGGTGTCGAGGCCCTTCTCGATCTGGAACGTGGCCGCGCCGGTGATTTCGTCACCGGCGAGGATGGCCGCCTGC contains:
- a CDS encoding SigB/SigF/SigG family RNA polymerase sigma factor, with the protein product MDAEEAEEVARSVSGYDDVTALFEELAGTGPQSPRRAVLRAELINRCIPLADHIARKFSGRGEPFDDLTQVARVGLVHAVDRFDISRGSNFLSFAVPTIMGEVRRYFRDNTWAMRVPRRVKETHLRIGSAIDALSQQLGRSPTAKEIAAELGIDPDEVTQAVIAGNAYQPSSIDAVSVGRDTEASLLDTLGEEESQFDRVEEYVAIRPLLAGLPERERRILTMRFFESMTQTQIAQQMGISQMHVSRILSKTLARLREQTARE
- a CDS encoding anti-sigma factor, which encodes MINISAEQGLRATPVEIGVAASVSQLPIVRGLAETLVLLSDFTLDEVADIRLAVDEAASTVIAIAAPGTTLQCRFIVGDTDLVVRVSGIAATEGMPDQRSFGWHVLRTLTDDITATQGAYDPAISGYPTAVEFRRVRGKA
- the rpe gene encoding ribulose-phosphate 3-epimerase, translated to MIAPSILSADFANLASELKAIEGSDWVHVDVMDNHFVPNLTLGLPVVQSILKVTDIPVDCHLMIENPERWAPGYAEAGAYNVTFHAETTDNPIAVARDIRAAGAKAGLSVKPNTPIEPYLEILREFDTLLVMSVEPGFGGQSFIASVLDKAKQVRRLVDSGELRLVIEIDGGINMDTIEQAAEAGVDCFVAGSAVYGTPDPAATVEALRQKVIEVESAVQ
- the fmt gene encoding methionyl-tRNA formyltransferase; amino-acid sequence: MRLVFAGTPEPAVPSLRRLIESERHEVVAVVTRPDAVAGRGRKITRSPIGRLADEHGIPVFTPNRPSEPEFVEQLTELAPDCCPVVAYGALLPEKVLSIPRHGWVNLHFSLLPAWRGAAPVQAAILAGDEITGAATFQIEKGLDTGPVFGTMTEKVRVTDTAGILLDRLAESGAHLLESTMDGIEAGALQAIPQSTEGISYAPKIDADTAHIRWDQPALAISRRIRAVTPAPGAWTEIDGKRLKLGPVELVEESLPVSTIDIRKSGVFLGTATTAVRLTEVQPQGKRMMPALDWARGARLQPGTVIG
- a CDS encoding RsmB/NOP family class I SAM-dependent RNA methyltransferase, whose protein sequence is MRLVARDVLRAVRERDAYANLVLPTMLRERKISGRDAALATELTYGACRSQGLLDAVIAAGAGRPVEEIDGTLLDALRLGTYQLLRTRIGAHAAVDTSVALVRNEFGQGRAGFVNAVLRRVAEKTTEEWVEQLAPRDPLGRLAFEYAHPVWIAQAFADALGARAGELKDVLEADDARPAVHLVARPGEISAEELALVTGGEEGRWSPYAVYLDGGDPAKLEPVREGMAAVQDEGSQLVALAVSRAPLSGPDGGRWLDLCAGPGGKTALLGALADIDGFHVDAVEPAEHRADLVRKATRGMPVDVHVADGRDSGLEPGYDRILVDAPCTGLGALRRRPEARWRRQPSDVRELVTLQRELLTAAWDLLRPGGVVVYSTCSPHLPETVSVVADVARRTGAEQLDTRELLPGVPELGDGPGAQLWPHRHGTDAMFLAALRKPASA